One genomic segment of Intestinimonas butyriciproducens includes these proteins:
- the tilS gene encoding tRNA lysidine(34) synthetase TilS: protein MDKRPDCAMNRLIDEYDMLPPGCTVVCAVSGGADSICLLHRLNQLRAIRPFTLVAAHYNHHLRGAESDRDEAFVKRWVEDWCGPDPAAGQAPLPAVRLITGGGDVSGEAKRLGLGLEETARRMRYAFLEEAARAVGADRIATAHTADDNAETVLLHLIRGSGLQGLTGIRPRQGRLVRPLLTTTRREIEDYLELYHIPHVEDSTNQDDAYTRNQVRHQVIPLLDEINPWFVPRMADTIRYLRSDNDYLSAQAAAVARRARPAGDGGLSISAALLASQPDPIAVRIVSCLLGRLGEFQFRAAHLTAVVALSRSPSPSGAVSLPHSLTARRVYGELILVRGARRSPSFAPVSLSVPGEAVLPSIGWTIACRRAPAPEQPPDTPDHFFLDPSRLTGPLVVRPRLTGDMITLPRRRAKTVKKLLIDAKVPRWDRDRLPLLADASGPLWLAGFGPDQGRLSSSGAPALEVIALRTAPAEELQNE, encoded by the coding sequence ATGGATAAGCGCCCGGACTGTGCCATGAATCGGCTCATAGACGAATATGATATGCTGCCTCCGGGGTGTACCGTGGTCTGTGCGGTCTCCGGCGGAGCGGATTCCATCTGTCTGCTCCACCGGCTCAACCAGCTGCGGGCGATACGTCCCTTCACCCTGGTGGCCGCCCACTATAACCATCATCTTCGGGGCGCCGAGTCCGACCGGGACGAGGCCTTTGTGAAGCGCTGGGTGGAGGACTGGTGTGGCCCAGACCCAGCCGCGGGCCAGGCCCCCCTCCCTGCCGTCCGGCTCATCACCGGCGGAGGAGACGTCTCCGGGGAGGCAAAGCGCCTGGGCCTGGGCTTGGAAGAGACCGCCCGCCGGATGCGGTATGCCTTTCTGGAGGAGGCCGCGCGGGCCGTGGGTGCAGACCGGATCGCCACCGCCCACACCGCCGACGACAACGCTGAGACCGTCCTCCTCCATCTCATCCGGGGCTCCGGTCTCCAGGGCCTCACCGGCATCCGCCCCCGCCAGGGGCGGCTGGTCCGCCCCCTGCTCACCACCACCCGCCGGGAAATCGAGGATTATCTGGAGCTTTACCATATTCCCCACGTGGAGGACAGCACCAACCAGGACGACGCCTACACCCGGAATCAGGTCCGGCATCAGGTGATCCCCCTGCTGGATGAGATCAACCCCTGGTTTGTCCCCCGCATGGCGGACACCATTCGCTATCTCCGCTCCGACAACGACTATCTCTCCGCCCAGGCCGCGGCGGTCGCCCGCAGGGCGAGACCTGCGGGCGACGGCGGGCTTTCGATCTCTGCCGCCCTCCTGGCCTCTCAGCCCGACCCCATCGCAGTCCGCATCGTGAGCTGTCTGCTGGGCCGTCTGGGGGAGTTTCAGTTCCGCGCCGCCCATCTTACCGCCGTGGTGGCCCTCTCCCGCTCGCCATCCCCCTCCGGAGCAGTGAGTCTGCCCCACAGCCTCACCGCCCGGCGTGTCTATGGGGAGCTGATCCTGGTCCGTGGGGCACGCCGCTCCCCCTCCTTTGCGCCTGTTTCCCTGTCCGTTCCCGGCGAGGCGGTCCTGCCCTCCATCGGCTGGACCATTGCCTGCCGCCGGGCCCCGGCACCGGAACAGCCGCCCGATACCCCAGACCACTTCTTTCTCGATCCCTCCCGTCTGACCGGTCCCCTGGTGGTCCGCCCCCGTTTGACCGGAGATATGATCACCCTCCCCCGGCGGCGTGCCAAGACAGTCAAAAAGCTACTCATCGACGCCAAGGTGCCCCGTTGGGACCGGGATCGTCTTCCCCTGCTGGCTGACGCATCAGGCCCTCTGTGGCTGGCAGGTTTCGGCCCCGACCAGGGCCGCCTCTCGTCTTCCGGCGCGCCGGCGCTGGAGGTCATCGCCCTCAGAACCGCTCCCGCTGAGGAGCTTCAGAATGAGTAA
- a CDS encoding DHH family phosphoesterase, whose translation MRLKNKKLSNLLEPSLGLYLTCLVLFAAASALFSVPLAVVEGVVVVILYLYLRRSNSLRKKEMLRYIDSVTTNMDAASRDTMLNSPLPMVLFQPDTDEVIWSNERFLQLTDERDHLFDTKLSTLVPGFDSRWLLEGKSACPGEVKLGAKRFLVFGSLVRSEEKRGRAAALATTYWVEITDYSAVKEEFFASQPVVAVLLLDNYEDAVKSADESGRTALLSEINKRLAAWVAPTGGLFCRYDRDRYLFLFEERYLKHFQETKFDVLDAVHDIPSPSGVPATLSIGVGKDAPSFKELLEYASLSIEMALSRGGDQAVVKNKFNFEFYGGRSKEMEKRTKVKSRVMANALGELIADSSYVFVMGHKFPDLDCIGACAGVCAIARKRGVQARIIREPGNNPAADMVGKLSQTPEYKETFLSAQDAIILADPRTLLVVVDTNRPEQVMSQDLLECCTRVAVIDHHRRAASYISNAALNFHEPYASSASELVTELLQYILEPTDLLKIEAEAILAGIVLDTKNFTMRTGTRTFEAAAFLRRSGADTGDVKKLFQNDLSGVIARYDIIRTARMYHNDIAVAAVDHTVGRVTAAQAADELLNISGIDASFVLFPDADGERVVISARSMGDTNVQVVLEKLGGGGNAATAGAQVPSGSVEEVLQRLLRAIDQYFEED comes from the coding sequence GTGCGTTTGAAGAACAAAAAGCTCTCCAACCTGCTGGAGCCCAGTCTGGGGCTCTATCTCACCTGCCTGGTCCTTTTTGCTGCCGCCTCCGCTCTGTTTTCCGTGCCGCTGGCCGTGGTGGAGGGGGTCGTGGTCGTCATTCTCTACCTCTATCTTCGCCGCAGCAACAGCCTTCGCAAAAAGGAGATGCTTCGATATATCGACTCGGTGACGACCAACATGGACGCGGCCAGCCGGGACACTATGCTCAACTCTCCCCTGCCCATGGTCCTCTTCCAGCCGGACACCGACGAAGTCATATGGTCCAACGAGCGGTTTCTCCAGCTCACCGACGAGAGGGACCATCTCTTTGACACCAAGCTCTCCACACTGGTCCCCGGCTTCGATTCCCGGTGGCTCCTGGAGGGAAAGAGCGCCTGTCCCGGGGAGGTGAAGCTGGGAGCCAAGCGTTTTCTGGTCTTCGGCTCCCTGGTCCGCTCCGAGGAGAAGCGCGGCCGCGCGGCCGCGCTGGCCACGACTTACTGGGTGGAGATCACCGACTACTCCGCCGTGAAAGAGGAGTTCTTCGCTTCTCAGCCTGTGGTGGCCGTGCTGCTGCTGGACAACTATGAGGATGCGGTGAAATCCGCCGACGAATCCGGGCGCACCGCCCTGCTCAGCGAGATTAACAAGCGTCTGGCCGCCTGGGTGGCCCCCACCGGCGGTCTCTTCTGCCGCTATGACCGGGACCGCTATCTTTTCCTCTTTGAAGAGCGCTATCTCAAGCATTTTCAGGAGACCAAATTCGATGTACTCGACGCCGTACACGATATTCCCAGCCCCAGCGGCGTGCCCGCCACGCTCTCCATCGGCGTGGGGAAAGACGCCCCCAGTTTCAAGGAACTGCTGGAGTATGCCTCTCTCTCCATCGAGATGGCCCTCTCCCGGGGCGGCGACCAGGCCGTGGTGAAAAACAAATTCAACTTCGAATTCTACGGCGGCCGCAGCAAGGAGATGGAGAAGCGCACCAAGGTAAAGAGCCGTGTCATGGCCAATGCACTGGGCGAGCTCATTGCCGACTCCTCTTATGTCTTTGTCATGGGTCATAAATTCCCGGACCTGGACTGCATCGGCGCCTGTGCCGGGGTGTGCGCCATCGCCCGGAAGCGGGGCGTACAGGCCCGCATCATCCGGGAACCGGGCAACAATCCCGCCGCTGATATGGTGGGCAAGCTCAGTCAGACGCCGGAGTATAAGGAGACGTTCCTCTCCGCCCAGGACGCCATCATCCTGGCCGATCCGCGGACGCTGCTGGTGGTGGTGGACACCAACCGCCCGGAGCAGGTCATGAGCCAGGACTTGCTGGAGTGCTGTACCAGGGTGGCCGTCATCGACCACCATCGGCGGGCCGCCTCCTACATCTCCAACGCCGCTCTCAACTTCCACGAGCCCTACGCCTCTTCCGCCAGTGAGCTGGTCACCGAGCTGCTCCAATACATCCTGGAGCCCACCGACCTGCTCAAGATCGAAGCGGAGGCCATTTTGGCGGGTATTGTGCTGGACACCAAAAACTTCACCATGCGTACTGGTACTCGTACCTTCGAGGCGGCGGCGTTTCTCCGCCGCTCCGGGGCCGACACCGGAGATGTGAAGAAGCTCTTTCAAAATGATCTGAGCGGCGTGATTGCCCGCTATGACATCATTCGGACCGCCCGGATGTACCACAATGACATCGCCGTGGCTGCGGTGGATCACACGGTCGGGCGGGTAACGGCGGCGCAGGCCGCTGACGAGTTGCTCAACATCAGCGGCATCGACGCCTCTTTCGTCCTCTTCCCCGACGCGGATGGAGAGCGGGTGGTCATCTCCGCCCGCAGCATGGGGGACACCAACGTGCAGGTGGTTCTGGAAAAGCTGGGCGGCGGCGGCAATGCCGCCACCGCCGGAGCCCAGGTGCCCTCCGGCAGTGTGGAGGAGGTCCTCCAGCGGCTTCTGCGCGCCATCGACCAGTATTTCGAGGAAGATTGA
- a CDS encoding branched-chain amino acid aminotransferase → MEEIKIQRAAKLKEKPDPKTLGFGKIFSDHMFLLDYHAGQGWHDPRIVPYGPFMLDPSAMVFHYAQEVFEGLKAYRAPDGSVQLFRPADNARRMADSCDRLCIPPVPEELFVEAVKALVKVDADWVPNEPGTSLYIRPFVIATDASLGVHASHSYLFCIITGPVGAYYAEGINPVKIYVENDDVRAVKGGTGYTKCGGNYAASIRAGERAEEQGYAQVLWLDGVHRKYIEEVGSMNVMFKVDGKIITPALTGSVLPGITRRSCLELLRDWGYAVEERLITAEELFDAAESGKLEEAWGTGTAAVISPIGEMGWKDKHVVVNGGEIGSLTQKLYDTLTGIQWGVEPDPYGWTVKL, encoded by the coding sequence ATGGAGGAGATCAAAATCCAGCGCGCCGCCAAGCTCAAGGAAAAGCCCGACCCCAAAACTCTGGGATTTGGCAAGATTTTTTCCGATCACATGTTCCTGCTCGACTATCACGCCGGACAGGGCTGGCACGACCCCCGCATCGTTCCCTATGGCCCCTTTATGCTGGACCCCTCCGCCATGGTGTTCCACTATGCCCAGGAGGTCTTTGAAGGGCTGAAGGCCTATCGGGCTCCCGACGGCAGCGTACAGCTCTTCCGGCCCGCCGACAACGCCCGGCGTATGGCCGACTCCTGTGACCGCCTGTGCATTCCGCCGGTCCCCGAGGAGCTGTTCGTAGAGGCGGTCAAGGCTCTGGTGAAGGTGGACGCCGACTGGGTGCCCAACGAGCCGGGCACTTCCCTCTATATCCGCCCCTTTGTGATCGCCACCGATGCCAGTCTGGGAGTCCACGCCTCCCACAGCTATCTCTTCTGCATCATCACCGGACCTGTGGGGGCATACTATGCCGAGGGCATCAACCCGGTGAAAATCTATGTGGAAAACGACGACGTCCGGGCCGTCAAGGGCGGTACGGGCTATACCAAGTGCGGCGGCAACTACGCCGCCTCCATCCGCGCCGGTGAGCGGGCGGAGGAGCAGGGCTACGCCCAGGTCCTCTGGCTGGACGGCGTCCACCGGAAGTATATTGAAGAAGTGGGCTCTATGAACGTGATGTTCAAGGTGGACGGCAAGATCATCACGCCCGCCCTCACCGGCTCCGTGCTGCCCGGCATCACCAGAAGGTCCTGCCTGGAACTGCTGCGGGACTGGGGCTACGCGGTGGAGGAGCGGCTCATTACCGCCGAGGAGCTGTTTGACGCCGCCGAAAGCGGCAAGCTGGAGGAGGCCTGGGGCACCGGCACCGCCGCCGTGATCTCTCCCATCGGTGAGATGGGCTGGAAGGACAAGCACGTGGTGGTCAACGGCGGGGAGATCGGGAGCCTGACCCAGAAGCTGTACGATACTCTGACAGGTATTCAGTGGGGTGTGGAGCCCGACCCCTACGGCTGGACCGTTAAACTGTAA
- the dnaB gene encoding replicative DNA helicase: MDEELLVRQMPHSVEAEQAVLGSMLIDVRCVPAVIEKLRPEDFYLKQNRDIYETIYSMFSLSETIDPVTVLDHMRLGGVFDENTSRSYILQLMEVTPTAANVGEYIEIVKDKSLLRRIAETAGDLTAMVQEGTGTAQEVLDAAEQRIYAIRQGRSSQGLTPISSVVLDVLDRLEELSKLDAAVPGLSTGLPDVDAAISGLNNSDLILLAARPGMGKTSFALNVLLQVGKFSGKTAVFFSLEMSREQLAMRLISNEAFVDNKKLVTGRLSDEDWDKIALAAAALGRSKILIDDNPALSVADMNAKCRRVDNLGLVVIDYLQLMQSAGGKQRYSGENRQQVVSDISRALKIMAKELNVPVVCLSQLSRGPESRQDKRPMLSDLRESGAIEQDADIVMFLYRDDYYNEDSELRNLAECIIAKNRHGETRKVELQWLPEYTTFSSIDRTHQEY; this comes from the coding sequence ATGGACGAGGAACTCTTGGTCCGTCAGATGCCCCATTCGGTGGAGGCGGAGCAGGCGGTGCTGGGCTCCATGCTCATCGATGTCCGATGCGTCCCCGCCGTCATCGAAAAACTCCGCCCGGAGGACTTTTATCTCAAGCAGAACCGGGATATCTATGAGACCATCTATTCCATGTTCAGTCTCTCCGAGACCATCGATCCGGTAACTGTACTGGACCATATGCGTCTGGGAGGCGTATTCGACGAAAACACCTCCCGGTCCTATATCCTTCAGCTTATGGAGGTCACCCCCACCGCCGCCAACGTGGGGGAATACATTGAGATCGTAAAAGACAAATCTTTGCTGCGCCGCATTGCGGAGACCGCCGGAGACCTCACGGCCATGGTGCAGGAGGGCACCGGTACCGCCCAGGAGGTGCTGGATGCCGCCGAACAGCGCATCTACGCCATCCGGCAGGGCCGCTCCAGTCAGGGGCTCACGCCCATCTCCTCCGTGGTGCTGGACGTGTTGGACCGGCTGGAGGAGCTCTCCAAGCTGGACGCCGCCGTGCCCGGACTGTCCACCGGCCTCCCGGATGTGGACGCCGCCATCTCCGGCCTCAACAACTCCGACCTGATCCTGCTGGCCGCCCGTCCCGGTATGGGCAAGACTTCTTTTGCCCTGAACGTCCTTCTTCAGGTAGGCAAGTTCTCGGGCAAAACGGCGGTGTTTTTTTCTCTGGAAATGAGCCGGGAACAGTTAGCCATGCGCCTCATCTCCAACGAGGCCTTTGTCGATAACAAAAAGCTGGTGACCGGCCGGCTTTCCGATGAAGACTGGGACAAGATCGCCCTGGCCGCCGCCGCCCTGGGCCGCTCCAAGATCCTGATCGACGACAATCCCGCCCTCTCGGTCGCCGATATGAACGCCAAATGCCGTCGGGTGGATAACCTGGGGCTCGTCGTCATAGACTATCTCCAATTGATGCAATCCGCCGGCGGCAAGCAGCGCTACTCCGGCGAGAACCGTCAGCAGGTGGTGTCCGACATCTCCCGGGCCCTGAAGATCATGGCAAAGGAGCTCAATGTGCCCGTGGTGTGTCTTTCCCAGCTCTCCCGTGGACCGGAGAGCCGCCAGGACAAACGGCCCATGCTCTCCGACCTGCGCGAATCCGGCGCCATCGAGCAGGATGCCGACATTGTCATGTTCCTTTATCGGGACGACTATTACAATGAGGATTCCGAGCTGCGGAACCTGGCGGAGTGCATCATTGCCAAAAACCGCCACGGGGAGACCCGAAAGGTGGAGCTCCAGTGGCTGCCCGAGTACACCACCTTCTCCTCCATCGACCGGACCCATCAGGAGTACTGA
- a CDS encoding TIGR00366 family protein — translation MSSNTAAQSKGTPLWRISKKFNFAAEKIIPDSFVFCVILMLVVFVLSLVLCGKGPLELLIAWWDGLSSQFTLAFQMGLMVIVCATCAQSPQVAKLLNKIAGLVNSRTAALIVLMIFGYVTSMLNWAFCTIVTPILAMHLAKRIKGLHFPMMVAGGYSCMILGQCLGPSATLYSNLATEGSSYAAIVGQTMSVADTCYNPMNIILFTVLAIVFILLVLFTQPGEHELVELGNIATQADVEPKSYRSTTKAETPAEKMNTFKPIMWVVGAFIFVYIIYSVATKGLLGALNMNLVIFLFVGINCFLFPEPHAWIEAHSNSMHLATDVMLQFPFYGAIMGMMYLDGGLGSVLVNAIVSIANAQTLPIFSFLSACVTNLFIPSQGGQFTVQGPLIVEAAKAIPGANLVNCLNAFVYGDECTNLLQPLYVIPALSVVGMKLKDVWGFMAFICMFWVVITCLGLYFIPTFV, via the coding sequence ATGTCCAGCAACACCGCTGCCCAGTCCAAGGGGACGCCGCTCTGGCGGATCAGCAAGAAATTTAACTTCGCCGCCGAAAAGATCATTCCCGATTCCTTCGTATTTTGCGTGATCCTGATGCTTGTCGTCTTCGTCCTGTCGCTGGTCCTCTGCGGCAAGGGCCCCTTGGAACTCCTGATCGCCTGGTGGGATGGCCTGAGCAGCCAGTTCACCCTGGCCTTCCAGATGGGCCTGATGGTCATTGTCTGTGCCACCTGCGCCCAAAGTCCTCAGGTTGCTAAGCTGTTGAACAAAATTGCAGGCTTGGTCAACAGCCGTACCGCCGCGCTGATTGTGTTGATGATTTTCGGCTATGTCACTTCCATGCTGAACTGGGCTTTCTGCACCATCGTCACCCCCATTTTGGCCATGCATCTGGCAAAGCGCATCAAAGGTCTCCATTTCCCCATGATGGTGGCCGGCGGCTACTCCTGCATGATCCTGGGCCAGTGTCTCGGGCCCTCCGCCACCCTGTACTCCAACCTGGCCACCGAGGGCAGTTCTTATGCGGCTATCGTAGGCCAGACCATGAGCGTAGCCGACACCTGCTACAACCCCATGAACATTATCCTCTTTACTGTCCTGGCCATCGTGTTTATTCTGCTGGTCCTTTTCACCCAGCCCGGTGAGCATGAACTGGTGGAGCTGGGCAATATCGCCACCCAGGCCGATGTAGAACCCAAGTCCTATCGCAGTACTACCAAAGCGGAGACACCGGCCGAGAAAATGAACACCTTCAAGCCCATCATGTGGGTGGTCGGCGCCTTCATCTTCGTCTATATCATCTATTCTGTGGCCACCAAAGGCCTGTTGGGCGCTCTGAATATGAATCTGGTCATCTTCCTGTTCGTGGGCATCAACTGCTTCCTGTTCCCCGAACCCCACGCCTGGATCGAGGCCCACTCCAACAGCATGCACCTGGCCACGGACGTTATGCTCCAGTTCCCCTTCTACGGTGCCATCATGGGCATGATGTACCTGGACGGCGGCCTGGGCTCCGTGCTGGTTAACGCCATCGTCTCCATAGCCAATGCTCAGACCTTGCCTATTTTCTCCTTCCTTTCGGCCTGTGTCACCAATCTGTTCATTCCCTCTCAGGGCGGTCAGTTCACTGTGCAAGGTCCTCTTATTGTTGAAGCTGCCAAGGCTATTCCGGGCGCCAACCTGGTCAACTGCCTCAACGCCTTTGTCTATGGCGACGAGTGCACCAACCTGCTCCAGCCGCTGTATGTCATTCCTGCCCTGTCTGTGGTCGGCATGAAGCTGAAGGATGTGTGGGGCTTCATGGCCTTCATCTGTATGTTCTGGGTGGTCATCACCTGCCTGGGTCTGTACTTCATCCCCACGTTCGTCTGA
- the rplI gene encoding 50S ribosomal protein L9, with amino-acid sequence MKVILNQDVKGQGKKGQLVEVSDGYARNFLLPRKLAVEANADNVNKMKLEEKAKKAREAAEKAEAEAIAEQLKGCTVKIYAKSGSGGRLFGAVTSKEIAECLKAQYGLDVAKSKIVQEEPIKSFGTYDLKCKLGYEVAGNLHVVVAEEK; translated from the coding sequence ATGAAAGTGATTTTGAATCAGGACGTCAAGGGCCAGGGCAAGAAGGGCCAACTAGTGGAGGTCTCCGACGGCTACGCCCGCAATTTTCTGCTCCCCCGCAAGCTGGCTGTGGAGGCTAACGCTGACAACGTAAACAAGATGAAGCTGGAGGAAAAGGCCAAAAAGGCCCGTGAGGCTGCGGAAAAGGCCGAGGCCGAGGCCATCGCCGAGCAGCTCAAGGGCTGCACCGTGAAAATCTACGCCAAGTCCGGCTCCGGCGGGCGCCTCTTCGGCGCCGTCACCTCCAAGGAGATCGCCGAGTGCCTCAAGGCCCAATACGGCCTGGATGTGGCCAAGAGCAAAATCGTCCAAGAGGAACCCATCAAGTCCTTCGGCACCTATGACCTCAAGTGCAAGCTCGGCTATGAGGTGGCCGGCAATCTTCACGTGGTCGTCGCCGAGGAGAAATAA